One window from the genome of Candidatus Didemnitutus sp. encodes:
- a CDS encoding cupin domain-containing protein, with translation MHRINLLEKLSLFSGHWDPKIVAELNGQHVKLAKIKGEFVWHHHAQEDELFYVVRGSFRMEFRDRVVELREGDMLVVPRGVEHRPVADEECAIMLFEPASTVNTGNTHGELTRASLAKI, from the coding sequence ATGCACCGCATCAACCTGCTCGAAAAACTCTCGCTGTTCTCCGGCCACTGGGACCCGAAAATCGTGGCCGAACTCAACGGCCAGCACGTGAAGCTCGCCAAGATCAAGGGCGAGTTCGTCTGGCACCACCATGCGCAGGAGGACGAACTCTTCTACGTCGTGCGCGGCTCCTTCCGGATGGAGTTTCGCGACCGCGTCGTCGAACTGCGCGAGGGCGACATGCTCGTCGTGCCCCGCGGCGTTGAACACCGCCCGGTCGCCGACGAGGAGTGCGCGATCATGCTCTTCGAGCCCGCGAGCACCGTGAACACCGGCAACACCCACGGCGAACTCACCCGCGCCTCCCTCGCGAAGATCTGA
- a CDS encoding PadR family transcriptional regulator, which produces MSEPDRTELLQGTLDLLVLKTLATLGELHGFGIARRIEQVSGGSVLLNQGTIYPALVRLEEQGWISSEWGTSENNRRARFYAITAAGRKQLKEEVANWERVTALVAAVLAAES; this is translated from the coding sequence ATGAGCGAGCCCGACCGCACCGAACTTCTCCAAGGCACCCTCGACCTTTTGGTCCTGAAGACGCTCGCCACGCTGGGCGAACTGCACGGCTTCGGCATCGCGCGCCGCATCGAGCAGGTTTCCGGCGGCTCCGTGCTGCTCAACCAGGGCACGATCTACCCAGCGCTCGTGCGCCTCGAGGAGCAGGGCTGGATTTCCTCGGAGTGGGGCACGAGCGAGAACAACCGCCGCGCCCGCTTCTACGCCATCACCGCCGCCGGCCGGAAGCAGCTGAAAGAAGAAGTCGCCAACTGGGAGCGCGTCACCGCGCTCGTCGCCGCCGTGCTCGCGGCGGAATCGTGA
- a CDS encoding DoxX family protein: MQLNSLFASLVATGDSFAPLFLRLSLGIMILPHGLQKTLGWFGGYGFQGTMGYLTNTVGAPWIFALLAILAESIGGAMLLAGAGTRVAALGVGGVMVVAALQHRANGFFMNWFGNQKGEGIEFHLLALGIVLALLVLGGGKWSIDSALSR, encoded by the coding sequence ATGCAACTAAATTCCCTCTTCGCCTCCCTCGTCGCCACCGGCGACTCCTTCGCGCCGCTGTTCCTGCGGCTTTCGCTCGGGATCATGATCCTGCCCCACGGCCTGCAGAAAACGCTCGGCTGGTTCGGCGGCTACGGCTTCCAAGGCACGATGGGCTATCTGACGAACACCGTCGGTGCGCCGTGGATCTTCGCCTTGCTCGCGATCCTCGCCGAATCGATCGGCGGCGCGATGCTTCTCGCCGGCGCGGGCACCCGCGTGGCCGCGCTGGGTGTCGGCGGCGTCATGGTCGTGGCCGCGCTCCAGCACCGCGCAAACGGCTTTTTCATGAACTGGTTTGGCAACCAGAAGGGCGAAGGCATCGAGTTCCACCTCCTCGCGCTCGGGATCGTGCTGGCGCTGCTCGTGCTCGGCGGCGGCAAGTGGTCCATCGACAGCGCACTGTCGCGCTGA
- a CDS encoding rhamnogalacturonan acetylesterase, with protein MNLRARILLGFLGVLATAAPLGATQLHLAGDSTMATKERQTPNPEYGWGEALPRYFGARLTVVNHALNGRSSKSFIAEGVWQKLVATLQPGDWVIVQFGHNDEKSDAARHTEPRGEYSANLRRMIADVRAKHATPILATSVARRKWAADGVHLIDTHGDYLAAVREVGAAEKTPVLELNALTTALEEAHGVEGSKRLHLWIAPGVYARSAKKGWQDDTHYSAYGADRVAALAVQEILRLGLPLGDFLAGDPPAGAQPDAKAER; from the coding sequence ATGAATCTACGGGCGCGAATTCTGCTCGGTTTTCTCGGTGTGCTCGCGACGGCGGCGCCGCTGGGCGCGACGCAACTCCATCTCGCGGGCGACTCGACGATGGCGACCAAGGAGCGCCAGACGCCCAACCCGGAATACGGCTGGGGCGAGGCGCTGCCGCGCTATTTCGGCGCGCGACTCACCGTGGTGAATCATGCGCTCAACGGCCGCAGCTCGAAGTCGTTCATCGCCGAGGGCGTCTGGCAAAAACTCGTCGCGACCCTGCAACCCGGCGACTGGGTGATCGTGCAGTTCGGCCACAACGACGAAAAATCCGACGCCGCCCGCCACACCGAGCCGCGCGGGGAATACTCCGCGAATCTCCGGCGCATGATCGCCGACGTGCGCGCGAAACACGCCACGCCGATCCTCGCGACCTCGGTGGCGCGCCGCAAATGGGCGGCCGACGGCGTGCACCTGATCGACACGCATGGCGACTATCTCGCGGCCGTGCGTGAGGTCGGCGCGGCGGAAAAAACTCCCGTGCTCGAGCTCAACGCGCTGACGACAGCGCTCGAGGAAGCGCACGGCGTCGAAGGCTCGAAGCGCCTGCACCTCTGGATCGCGCCCGGCGTCTACGCGCGCAGCGCGAAAAAGGGCTGGCAGGACGACACGCATTATTCCGCCTACGGCGCCGACCGTGTGGCGGCGCTGGCGGTGCAGGAAATCCTCCGGCTCGGATTGCCGCTCGGCGATTTCCTCGCCGGCGATCCCCCGGCCGGCGCGCAGCCGGACGCGAAGGCCGAACGGTAA
- a CDS encoding sel1 repeat family protein codes for MMKLMRWVGVGVVCLAGALGRAETTPEWPDAPAAILREEIFGIRFRLARADKGVKGGERFLREAMARGMTSEVKAYVAWVSLWSEAWDMQPILEPAACEALLRSAVEEGSGLAADVLGRAMIYGQGGISRDVPEGMRLLDLAAQRGCARALARRGMFRMIGFGGPADVLRGALEVREAAAKGSAIGLVDLAAGFESGEVGGAANVALALEHYYLLALENESIGWKKLEELEQKGVPGAHFMRSLAYVRFANEGGFIAPSVVRRHLTVLEQEQSDPRAWVELGVARLFGVDWVKRDPALAKDYFNRADGLGNPEAKFFLAYMRLRGLAGPQETESALAEMTALADAGNVRACARLGYYYYWGASEAGKLKKDPAKALHYTRRGAELGSKHAALNLAHHYKHGIGVAENPVLAAKLYWIAMEYGVYGAKEDLIRQLAFAKVR; via the coding sequence ATGATGAAATTAATGCGTTGGGTGGGGGTGGGCGTGGTTTGTCTGGCCGGGGCGCTCGGCCGGGCGGAAACGACGCCGGAGTGGCCGGATGCACCGGCGGCGATCTTGCGCGAGGAGATCTTCGGCATCCGCTTCCGTCTCGCGCGGGCGGACAAGGGCGTGAAAGGGGGCGAGCGGTTTTTGCGCGAGGCGATGGCGCGCGGGATGACGTCGGAGGTAAAGGCCTATGTCGCGTGGGTGAGCCTGTGGTCCGAGGCGTGGGACATGCAGCCGATCCTGGAGCCCGCGGCTTGCGAGGCGCTGCTGCGCTCCGCCGTGGAGGAAGGCAGCGGACTCGCCGCGGATGTGTTGGGCCGCGCCATGATTTACGGACAGGGCGGGATCTCGCGCGACGTGCCCGAGGGGATGCGGTTGCTGGACCTCGCGGCGCAGCGGGGCTGCGCCCGGGCGCTGGCGCGGCGGGGCATGTTCCGCATGATCGGATTCGGCGGGCCGGCGGACGTGTTGCGCGGCGCGCTGGAAGTGCGCGAAGCGGCGGCCAAGGGCTCGGCGATCGGGCTCGTCGATTTGGCGGCGGGATTCGAATCGGGCGAAGTCGGCGGCGCGGCCAATGTCGCGCTGGCGCTCGAGCATTACTACCTGCTGGCACTGGAGAACGAGAGCATCGGCTGGAAGAAGCTGGAGGAGCTCGAACAAAAGGGCGTGCCCGGCGCGCATTTCATGCGGTCGCTGGCCTACGTGCGGTTCGCCAACGAGGGCGGGTTCATCGCTCCGTCGGTGGTGCGGCGGCATCTGACGGTGTTGGAGCAGGAGCAGAGCGATCCGCGGGCGTGGGTGGAGCTGGGGGTGGCGCGCCTGTTCGGCGTCGATTGGGTGAAACGCGATCCGGCGCTGGCGAAGGATTATTTCAACCGCGCGGATGGCTTGGGAAATCCGGAGGCGAAGTTCTTTCTCGCTTACATGCGACTGCGGGGTCTGGCGGGCCCGCAGGAGACCGAGTCGGCGCTCGCGGAGATGACCGCGCTGGCGGATGCCGGCAATGTGCGCGCGTGCGCGCGACTGGGTTACTACTATTATTGGGGGGCGTCGGAGGCCGGGAAACTGAAGAAGGATCCCGCCAAGGCGCTCCACTACACCCGCCGTGGAGCGGAGCTGGGTTCGAAGCACGCGGCGCTCAACCTCGCGCATCACTACAAGCACGGCATCGGCGTGGCCGAGAATCCGGTGCTGGCGGCCAAGCTCTACTGGATCGCGATGGAATACGGCGTCTACGGAGCGAAGGAGGACCTGATCCGGCAGCTCGCGTTCGCGAAAGTGCGCTGA
- a CDS encoding GNAT family N-acetyltransferase: MSSAAQLRPARAEDSAACRALVHGVLVEFGLPPDPCGTDADLTDVVAHYAARGGDFVVLVDATDTIVGTCGLFPVAPGGVELRKMYLTPAWRGRGQGRRLLDWAIARARALGFRRLTLETATVLQDAIALYERHGFQRSDGGVHSCRCNLAYARDL, translated from the coding sequence GTGTCCTCCGCCGCCCAACTCCGCCCCGCCCGCGCCGAGGATTCGGCCGCATGCCGCGCCCTCGTGCACGGCGTGCTGGTGGAATTCGGCCTGCCCCCCGACCCCTGCGGCACCGACGCCGATCTCACCGACGTCGTGGCGCATTACGCCGCGCGCGGCGGCGATTTCGTGGTGCTGGTCGACGCGACGGACACGATCGTCGGCACCTGCGGACTCTTTCCCGTCGCCCCCGGCGGCGTCGAACTCCGCAAGATGTATCTCACCCCCGCCTGGCGCGGCCGCGGCCAGGGCCGACGCCTGCTCGACTGGGCGATCGCCCGCGCCCGCGCGCTTGGTTTCCGCCGGCTGACACTCGAGACCGCGACCGTGCTCCAGGACGCCATTGCGCTCTACGAACGCCACGGCTTCCAGCGCAGCGACGGCGGCGTGCACTCCTGCCGCTGCAACCTCGCCTACGCGCGCGACCTCTGA
- the ric gene encoding iron-sulfur cluster repair di-iron protein, producing MNTDSTSPAFTVETTVGAMVAARPALSRLFEKLGLDFCCGGKKPLAELAAARGLDPATVLAMIEASLAVTPGADEINPTTLSLTALADHIERTHHEYVKAELPRLLEMAERVARKHGWRDARLPEVAATVSALTEEMFSHMAKEERILFPFVRQIDTGAADGFHCGSIANPIRQMEDEHETAGRAVARLRELTDGFRPDAEACNTHRALLGGLEEFESDLHRHVHKENNLLFPRTLTRAATRN from the coding sequence ATGAACACCGACTCCACGTCTCCCGCCTTCACCGTTGAAACCACCGTCGGCGCCATGGTCGCCGCGCGCCCGGCGCTCTCGCGCCTCTTTGAAAAACTCGGCCTCGACTTCTGTTGCGGCGGCAAAAAGCCCCTCGCCGAACTCGCCGCCGCGCGCGGCCTCGATCCCGCCACCGTCCTTGCGATGATCGAAGCCTCGCTCGCCGTCACGCCCGGCGCCGACGAGATCAACCCCACCACGCTCTCGCTCACCGCGCTTGCCGACCACATCGAGCGCACGCACCACGAATACGTGAAAGCCGAGCTCCCTCGCCTCCTCGAGATGGCCGAGCGCGTCGCCCGCAAACACGGTTGGCGCGACGCCCGCCTCCCCGAAGTCGCCGCGACCGTCAGCGCCCTCACCGAGGAAATGTTCAGCCACATGGCCAAGGAGGAGCGCATCCTCTTTCCCTTCGTCCGCCAGATCGACACCGGTGCCGCCGACGGCTTCCACTGCGGCTCCATCGCGAACCCGATCCGTCAGATGGAAGACGAACACGAGACCGCCGGCCGCGCCGTCGCCCGCCTGCGCGAGCTGACCGACGGCTTCCGCCCCGACGCCGAAGCCTGCAACACGCACCGCGCCCTCCTCGGCGGCTTGGAGGAATTCGAGTCCGACCTGCACCGCCACGTGCACAAGGAAAACAACCTCCTCTTCCCCCGCACCCTCACCCGCGCCGCCACCCGCAACTGA
- a CDS encoding cytotoxic translational repressor of toxin-antitoxin stability system: protein MFQVTFSDQSMRELNRLDKLAQLEAIEPISKVKPSDLAHPREPLGRFNRGGVDFYRLRAGEFRFYFTVDGDKLHTHYILHKASLEDALFRLKLPVSEKQLFEQDSKFWKYLESLTSAKK, encoded by the coding sequence ATGTTCCAAGTCACTTTCTCCGATCAAAGCATGCGCGAGCTCAACCGGCTCGACAAACTCGCCCAGCTGGAGGCCATCGAGCCGATCAGCAAGGTGAAGCCGTCCGACTTGGCGCATCCGCGCGAGCCGCTGGGCCGGTTCAATCGCGGCGGGGTCGATTTCTACCGGCTGCGCGCGGGCGAGTTCCGGTTCTACTTCACGGTGGATGGGGACAAGCTCCACACGCACTACATCCTGCACAAGGCCTCGTTGGAGGACGCGCTGTTCCGGCTGAAGCTGCCGGTGAGCGAGAAGCAGCTGTTCGAGCAGGACTCGAAGTTCTGGAAGTATCTCGAGAGCCTGACTTCCGCGAAAAAGTAA
- a CDS encoding ABC transporter permease, which yields MKLWTKLRHLLGRRARVARLEEEMRHHVELLIEENVSRGLDREEARRQAHLTFGNVLATREESEDALGWPSLEAWGHDLRVTWRSLRRRPAFALSLVAVLTLGIGATTAVFSLVRGVLLEPLPVPHPGELHLVRAPNGEPFELSAPTVDRLGREGALAGRVAGYSANSRAALRLNGAPAESTTVQFVSGDFFAALGVSTVRGRALTPADDAPGAPQAVAVVSHAFWQKKLAGAEDVVGRVIDLNSQSVTIVGVAPETFTGVSLGDAGELWLPLGLHAPLRCSPSAWTISDGPFPLEAWRQSDNAAWLSALVRLPAGTAGAQGQLEAAWRPQLDAALRIVTDPKTVQDFRNRVPSLVPSPQGYSATRDNFRRVGLTLTLLVVAVVLVTAANSATLMLLRVLSRGRELGMRLALGAGQWRLARAALMEGLLLALAGALGGVLLSVWLTPLLATWLVPSASGSLPGVDWRLIGVLAALAVVLGLAIGAAPAWLSARLSPQSILQQRALGAGGSLRLGRGLIVAQLALSVMLISIAGALALDLRRVLAAHPGYERATVVQSFFSLEEARIPTEKRAALLEHLRASARELPQVRAVGFAASGVLSGSRSRSGTYFRGEGINAPRDNIQHESIDEGYFEAMGMRLLRGRAFVTTDDATHPPVAVISERLAREVFGNADPIGRRFGFDSNAGPEDREIVGIVADARVNGVRELPPALIYTPLAQWQARPSCLVVRVAGDGVAARVALQKKISAAEPGVLFVRWATLEERTQRWIGNDLATVRLTAGFGLLATLLAVIGVLGALGYLVASRSREIAVRLAIGAEPGRVWRDVLRDAAVLGLLGAAIGVGLSLLLPRLLGSWMMTGLHADGTAIALAAAAGLLAAVIGGLLPARRAAKVDPLALLRSE from the coding sequence ATGAAACTCTGGACGAAACTCCGCCACCTCCTCGGCCGCCGCGCGCGTGTGGCCCGCCTCGAGGAAGAGATGCGCCACCACGTCGAACTGCTCATCGAAGAAAACGTCAGTCGCGGCCTCGACCGCGAGGAAGCGCGCCGCCAGGCGCATCTCACGTTCGGCAACGTCCTCGCCACGCGCGAGGAATCGGAAGACGCCCTCGGCTGGCCGTCGCTCGAGGCTTGGGGGCACGATCTGCGCGTGACGTGGCGCAGCCTCCGCCGGCGACCGGCTTTCGCGCTCAGTCTCGTCGCGGTGCTCACGCTCGGCATCGGTGCCACGACGGCGGTGTTTTCGCTCGTGCGCGGCGTGTTGCTCGAGCCCCTCCCCGTGCCGCATCCGGGGGAGCTGCACCTCGTGCGCGCGCCGAACGGCGAGCCGTTCGAGCTCAGCGCCCCGACGGTCGATCGCCTCGGCCGCGAGGGCGCGCTCGCCGGCCGCGTCGCCGGCTATTCCGCGAACTCCCGCGCGGCGCTCCGCCTCAATGGCGCGCCAGCGGAGTCCACGACGGTGCAATTCGTGTCCGGCGATTTCTTCGCCGCCCTCGGCGTTTCGACCGTGCGCGGCCGCGCGCTCACGCCGGCGGACGATGCGCCCGGCGCGCCGCAGGCGGTCGCGGTGGTCTCGCATGCGTTTTGGCAAAAGAAACTCGCGGGCGCCGAGGACGTGGTCGGACGCGTGATCGATTTGAACAGCCAGAGCGTCACCATCGTCGGCGTCGCGCCGGAGACGTTCACCGGCGTCTCGCTCGGCGATGCCGGGGAGCTGTGGCTGCCGCTCGGCCTGCACGCGCCGCTGCGCTGCAGCCCGTCGGCGTGGACGATTTCCGACGGCCCGTTTCCACTCGAGGCGTGGCGCCAATCCGACAATGCCGCGTGGCTGTCCGCGCTGGTGCGTTTGCCGGCCGGCACCGCCGGGGCGCAGGGCCAGCTCGAGGCGGCGTGGCGTCCGCAGCTCGACGCGGCGCTGCGCATCGTGACCGATCCGAAGACGGTGCAGGATTTCCGCAACCGCGTGCCGAGCCTCGTGCCGAGCCCGCAGGGCTACTCCGCGACGCGCGATAATTTCCGCCGCGTCGGCCTGACGCTCACGCTGCTCGTCGTCGCGGTGGTGCTGGTGACGGCGGCGAACTCCGCCACACTGATGCTGCTGCGCGTGCTGTCGCGCGGCCGCGAGCTGGGCATGCGCTTGGCGCTCGGCGCGGGGCAATGGCGGCTGGCGCGGGCGGCTTTGATGGAAGGCCTGTTGCTGGCGCTTGCCGGTGCGCTCGGCGGCGTGCTGCTGAGCGTGTGGCTGACGCCGCTGCTGGCGACGTGGCTGGTGCCGTCCGCCTCCGGCAGTTTGCCCGGCGTCGACTGGCGACTCATCGGCGTGCTCGCCGCGCTCGCGGTGGTGCTCGGTCTCGCGATCGGCGCGGCGCCGGCGTGGCTCAGTGCGCGGCTGTCGCCGCAGAGCATCCTGCAGCAGCGGGCGCTGGGCGCCGGCGGCTCGCTGCGGCTCGGTCGCGGTCTCATCGTGGCGCAGCTGGCGCTCTCGGTGATGTTGATTTCCATCGCGGGTGCGCTGGCGCTCGATCTGCGCCGCGTTCTGGCGGCGCATCCGGGCTACGAGCGGGCGACGGTCGTGCAGTCGTTCTTCAGCCTGGAGGAGGCGCGCATCCCGACGGAAAAGCGGGCGGCGCTGCTCGAGCATCTCCGTGCGTCCGCGCGTGAGTTGCCGCAGGTGCGGGCGGTGGGTTTTGCGGCGAGCGGCGTGCTCAGCGGCAGCCGATCGCGCAGCGGCACGTATTTTCGCGGCGAAGGCATCAACGCGCCGCGCGACAACATCCAGCACGAGAGCATCGATGAGGGCTATTTCGAGGCGATGGGCATGAGGCTGCTGCGTGGGCGCGCGTTCGTGACGACGGACGACGCGACGCATCCGCCGGTGGCGGTGATCAGCGAGCGGCTGGCGCGCGAGGTGTTCGGCAACGCCGACCCGATCGGCCGGCGCTTCGGCTTCGATTCGAACGCGGGGCCGGAGGATCGCGAGATCGTCGGGATCGTGGCCGATGCGCGGGTGAACGGCGTGCGCGAGCTGCCGCCGGCGCTGATCTACACGCCGCTGGCGCAATGGCAGGCGCGGCCTTCGTGTCTCGTCGTGCGGGTGGCCGGCGACGGCGTGGCCGCGCGCGTGGCGCTGCAGAAGAAGATTTCGGCGGCGGAGCCGGGCGTTCTGTTTGTGCGTTGGGCGACGCTCGAGGAGCGCACCCAGCGCTGGATCGGCAACGATCTCGCGACCGTGCGTCTGACCGCGGGCTTCGGCCTGCTCGCCACGCTGCTCGCTGTCATCGGCGTGCTCGGCGCGCTCGGTTATCTGGTGGCGAGCCGCTCGCGGGAAATCGCGGTGCGCCTCGCCATCGGGGCCGAGCCCGGCCGCGTGTGGCGCGATGTGTTGCGCGATGCCGCGGTGCTCGGGCTGTTGGGCGCGGCGATCGGCGTCGGGCTTTCGTTGCTCCTGCCGCGTCTGCTCGGCTCATGGATGATGACCGGGCTGCATGCCGATGGGACGGCGATCGCGCTCGCGGCGGCGGCGGGCTTGCTCGCGGCGGTGATCGGCGGACTGCTGCCGGCGCGGCGCGCGGCGAAGGTCGATCCGTTGGCGCTGTTGCGCTCGGAGTGA
- a CDS encoding heme-binding domain-containing protein, translating into MKTSAKILLGLGAVLVVAQAVRPMSNHGTVAGPNHIGQLAPVPAEVDAILQRACYDCHSNATHYPWYANVQPIGWWLEKHVRDGKRHLNFSEFSTYTLKRATRKLEETAEEVREHKMPLDSYTWVHRDAKLTDAEIKTLADWATNTRRAVGAALSAPAK; encoded by the coding sequence GTGAAGACTTCCGCCAAAATCCTCCTGGGCCTCGGCGCGGTGTTGGTCGTCGCGCAGGCCGTTCGTCCGATGAGCAACCACGGCACCGTCGCCGGTCCGAATCACATCGGCCAACTCGCGCCCGTCCCGGCGGAAGTGGACGCAATCCTCCAACGCGCCTGCTACGACTGCCACTCGAACGCCACGCACTACCCGTGGTATGCCAACGTGCAGCCCATCGGCTGGTGGCTCGAGAAGCACGTGCGCGACGGCAAGCGCCACCTGAACTTCTCGGAATTTTCCACCTACACGCTCAAGCGCGCCACGCGCAAACTCGAGGAGACCGCCGAGGAAGTGCGGGAGCACAAGATGCCGCTCGACTCCTACACCTGGGTGCACCGCGACGCCAAGCTGACCGACGCGGAAATCAAGACGCTCGCCGACTGGGCCACGAACACGCGCCGCGCGGTCGGCGCCGCCTTGAGCGCGCCGGCGAAGTGA
- a CDS encoding carbon-nitrogen hydrolase family protein, translating to MRITVCQLPDERSAFATAWRDLTAHVAAERSELVLLPELPFHAWFARDRNFSPTMWAEVVAAHEHGRDRLAELNSPLVLTTRAVNHGPTRLNVGCVWSRAGGLVDVHAKRYLPEEEGFYEATWYTRGPAEFAAGQAGPARLGFLICTELWAMDAARIYSAAGIHLLVTPRATGAQSVEKWLLGGRVAAIVSGAFSLSSNRAAEDGSFGGCGWIIDPDGQVLATTSVDRPFVTIDCDLARAEQAKRTYPRDALLR from the coding sequence ATGAGAATCACCGTCTGCCAGCTCCCCGACGAACGCTCCGCTTTCGCCACCGCGTGGCGCGACCTCACCGCCCACGTCGCCGCCGAACGCAGCGAACTCGTGCTCCTGCCCGAGCTGCCCTTCCACGCCTGGTTCGCCCGCGACCGGAATTTTTCGCCGACCATGTGGGCCGAAGTGGTCGCCGCCCACGAGCACGGGCGCGACCGGCTGGCCGAACTGAATTCCCCGCTCGTCCTCACCACCCGCGCCGTGAACCACGGCCCCACCCGCCTCAACGTCGGCTGCGTCTGGTCGCGCGCCGGCGGCCTCGTCGACGTCCACGCCAAGCGCTATCTCCCCGAGGAGGAAGGCTTCTACGAAGCCACCTGGTATACCCGCGGCCCGGCCGAGTTCGCCGCCGGCCAAGCCGGCCCCGCCCGCCTCGGATTTCTCATCTGCACCGAACTCTGGGCCATGGATGCCGCACGCATCTATTCCGCAGCCGGCATCCATCTGCTGGTCACCCCACGTGCCACCGGGGCGCAAAGCGTGGAAAAATGGCTGCTCGGCGGCCGCGTCGCCGCGATCGTGTCCGGCGCATTTTCCCTCTCCTCGAATCGCGCCGCCGAAGACGGAAGCTTCGGCGGCTGCGGCTGGATCATCGATCCCGACGGCCAGGTCCTCGCCACGACGTCAGTCGATCGTCCGTTCGTGACGATCGACTGCGACCTTGCCCGCGCCGAGCAGGCCAAGCGCACTTATCCGCGCGACGCCCTGCTGCGGTGA
- a CDS encoding threonine ammonia-lyase: MLPVSLADIRAARRRIRGGVVVTPCPESIPLSEITGAHIYCKLDNLQRTGSFKERGARNALLQLTREQRKRGVIAASAGNHAAALAYHGKLLGIPVTVVMPDYAPLIKISTCKRLGAHVIVHGADFAAARAKADALVRDEGLTYIHGFDAPEIIAGQGTLGLEVLEQVRDADAVVCPVGGGGLLAGVALAIKSVRPKVKVIGVESIATGNLTAALKARKPVVVPRRATLADGLATLTVGANSFSILRSHVDRVVRVTEEQISVGILRMIEMEKIVVEGAAATPLAAMMSGQLPELAGKKVVLVACGGNIDPAILSRVIEKGLVSDGRITRFTVTISDRPGGLAALSSVIAESGASVKDIEHDRAFSGPDVHAVNAVCTVETRDQSHVRALHRALRAAGFPVVVTN, translated from the coding sequence ATGCTCCCCGTTTCCCTCGCCGACATCCGCGCCGCGCGCCGCCGCATCCGCGGAGGCGTCGTCGTCACCCCTTGCCCCGAATCGATCCCGCTCTCTGAGATCACCGGCGCGCACATCTACTGCAAACTGGACAACCTCCAGCGCACCGGCTCGTTCAAGGAACGCGGCGCCCGCAACGCCCTCCTCCAGCTCACGCGCGAACAGCGCAAACGCGGCGTCATCGCCGCCTCCGCCGGCAACCACGCCGCCGCGCTCGCCTACCACGGCAAACTCCTCGGCATCCCCGTCACCGTCGTGATGCCCGACTACGCGCCGCTGATCAAAATCAGCACCTGCAAAAGACTCGGCGCGCACGTCATCGTGCACGGCGCCGATTTCGCCGCGGCGCGCGCGAAGGCCGACGCCCTCGTCCGCGACGAGGGTCTCACCTACATCCACGGCTTCGATGCCCCCGAAATCATCGCCGGCCAAGGCACGCTCGGCCTCGAAGTCCTCGAACAGGTCCGCGACGCCGACGCCGTCGTTTGCCCGGTCGGTGGTGGCGGCCTGCTCGCCGGCGTCGCGCTCGCCATCAAATCCGTGCGCCCGAAGGTGAAGGTCATCGGCGTCGAAAGCATCGCCACCGGCAACCTCACCGCCGCGCTGAAGGCCCGCAAACCCGTCGTCGTGCCGCGCCGCGCCACGCTCGCCGACGGCCTCGCCACGCTCACCGTCGGCGCAAATTCGTTTTCCATTCTGCGTTCGCACGTCGACCGTGTCGTGCGCGTCACCGAGGAACAGATCTCCGTCGGCATTCTCCGCATGATCGAGATGGAGAAGATCGTCGTCGAAGGTGCCGCCGCCACGCCGCTCGCCGCGATGATGTCCGGACAGTTGCCCGAGCTCGCCGGCAAGAAAGTCGTGCTCGTCGCCTGCGGCGGCAACATCGATCCCGCCATCCTTAGCCGCGTCATCGAGAAGGGCCTCGTCAGCGATGGCCGCATCACGCGCTTCACCGTCACGATCAGCGACCGCCCGGGCGGCCTCGCCGCGCTTTCCAGCGTCATCGCCGAATCCGGCGCCAGCGTGAAGGACATCGAGCACGACCGCGCCTTCAGCGGCCCCGACGTCCACGCCGTCAACGCCGTGTGCACCGTCGAGACCCGCGACCAATCCCACGTCCGCGCCCTGCACCGCGCGCTCCGCGCCGCCGGCTTCCCGGTCGTCGTCACGAACTGA
- a CDS encoding MarR family transcriptional regulator gives MKQPNLPETHLEAWRRYYVSFWRIFAAIEADLQAAGLPSLSWYDALYELYLAPDRHLRMSELARSALLSRSGLTRLVDKLEKEKLILRKSCPSDGRVQHAQLTDKGVEVLRKIWPVYRAGIAKYFAAHLSEADAQEFARMMSKVVTAMQEASGPVACEKNKKLPE, from the coding sequence ATGAAGCAGCCCAACCTGCCTGAAACCCACCTCGAAGCCTGGCGGCGTTACTACGTTTCCTTCTGGCGGATCTTCGCGGCGATCGAGGCGGACTTGCAGGCGGCGGGGCTGCCGTCGCTGAGCTGGTATGATGCGCTCTACGAGCTCTACCTCGCGCCCGACCGGCACCTGCGCATGAGCGAGCTGGCGCGCAGCGCGTTGCTCAGCCGGAGCGGACTGACGCGCCTCGTGGACAAGCTCGAGAAGGAGAAACTCATCCTCCGCAAATCCTGCCCGAGCGACGGCCGCGTGCAGCACGCGCAACTGACGGACAAGGGCGTCGAGGTGCTGAGGAAAATCTGGCCGGTCTACCGCGCGGGCATCGCGAAGTATTTCGCCGCGCACCTGAGCGAGGCGGACGCGCAGGAATTCGCACGCATGATGAGCAAGGTCGTCACGGCGATGCAGGAGGCCAGCGGTCCCGTGGCCTGCGAGAAGAACAAGAAGTTGCCGGAGTGA